In a single window of the Antedon mediterranea chromosome 1, ecAntMedi1.1, whole genome shotgun sequence genome:
- the LOC140057675 gene encoding uncharacterized protein isoform X3, which yields MSYIRPNSIYEPTYLAAHNKAYTDDPLDPVYHYTNYMGDVDTRSFNSDYVMPTTHQHEQPKYRYKKPYKNRRKQVALASILFVLFFLAVVATCILFIYFLVNEDKTNATKMPPLVEGISVDGQLSLGQSFLIEYNDPNSDEYQQLEIDFIEAMDEVMLTSNYSSTYAGTTVIEFRNGSTVVLFNLNFNDIPPHLDENAGSEELGNNIEKDITEVINDAVADSNSTLNAELNAKEDSTSINDVRVDIQPVTSKPTSSRPLSTKAVILTTTEDDATSKIITTNIPQTTRTTTTRPATSKMSTFGSTKEEATTNPPLTTVADELVTTEVLTTVYDETTIEVTTKGSTTKDTLTTESEVTTLEDFTTEVNEQTTVHDSTTLLATTLYEATTVVTTMQTTEESASLQHTTDKSTTLEETTEVLTTLKQTTDEPTTEQLTTEQETTRKMFTTVGITTEQLTTILTTEEFTELYSSTDQGQSVPNSLTEFPANSSAPIHVFGSMVINSTYPESLNNKTSQDYNDLVRAVRIGIDCAVLLGELEPVYAGNDITELKSGSIIVLFTIYITSAPSAYYNSTNELSLSEYISGQVVYSVRNGIEIGLFGNLDILKDSVTVIDVTNSAEEVFTCLNITSDCCRNLPYYSAVFPNDLAKSQAEAEEILSVFGGSCNSDAALYLCSKVYPDCPTDSTPQMLPCKSFCEDVTTSDDSGILLAVEANITSQITNCTVLGEASLVKPCFTSEGQVINRPPSVYNEDICSTRPLHQPASARIVGGQAATEGEWPWMISLQRFTSHKCGAVLIAPQYVVTAAHCLGLFNTAVLGTTTISSATTAGEQRIGIKESYAHPEYNPLILENDIAILKLERQVEYTDYVRPACVSTNATQFQAGQFCYISGWGDLTGNGKLPDVLQEVSLPLVDLNTCATRFASIGISIDERVVCAGFPEGGKDACQGDSGGPLVCQNPNGVWNVYGIVSNGVECALPNSPGIYTRVPTYIDFINLVLGGGTPQYRICTDEEFGCSNGPCINKDWQCDGHNDCRDNSDELMCGCSDDEFTCGMGDCVYDGWLCDGDYDCLDGSDEQNCDCLSNQFDCGDGICIVSSYFCDGTPDCRNGADEDNCQNGFTDGPRVCGVDKFTCGSGHCIEAAYECDEDLDCEDGSDEQNCPEVTVPPVLPARCYNVTSQICDGFLPSNMVLFPNTYASTPEDAEALIAEFNAEADCHQDSMRLICPLVYQECEDDLSTFLSPCESLCQDVTATCAEEFGAVTQNNGLFEISCLALTDENCLGAPGYCGGFLCDNNQHCIQDDYKCDGLVDCSDDSDESAATCDDTGSFLCHHINNTFCSSYLPYDYAAFPNSFAQTVEIADQAIRQLTQHWDCHEDLMLLMCNLVFPECDGYGYKPCIDHCIDVAVSCPAAFSTLRNELNYTTPVTCDDFPTVECLAPDGKCYEDDYYQCGDGKCILFEYTCDSHSDCLDNSDESNCYDGCPGDFFRCANETTCIPLSYVCDNIDDCTYFNDEQDCSVGLCGTYEFQCKSDNYCIPNYNVCDNYDDCTDGSDEMECGKRR from the exons CCTACTTATCTAGCGGCCCACAATAAAGCGTACACCGACGATCCTCTGGATCCGGTTTACCACTACACAAACTATATGGGAGACGTTGATACTCGAAGCTTTAATTCCGACTATGTGATGCCGACGACACATCAACATGAACAaccaaaatatagatataagaaACCGTACAAAAACAGAAGGAAACAGGTTGCACTGGCCTCCATTTTGTTCGTGTTATTTTTCTTAGCAGTTGTAGCaacatgtatattatttatttattttttag TAAATGAAGATAAAACAAATGCAACTAAAA TGCCTCCGCTGGTAGAAGGTATTTCAGTAGATGGACAGCTGAGTTTAGGACAGAGTTTTTTAATAGAATATAATGATCCAAATAGTGACGAGTATCAGcaattagaaattgattttattgaAGCA atggATGAAGTTATGTTAACAAGTAATTACAGCTCGACTTACGCTGGTACAACGGTTATAGAATTCAG GAACGGAAGTACAGttgttctttttaatttaaattttaatgacATTCCACCTCATCTTGATGAAAACGCTGGTTCCGAAGAACTTGGTAACAACATAGAAAAAGATATTACTGAAGTCATAAATGATGCTGTAGCCGACTCAAATTCAACGTTAAATGCAGAACTGAATGCCAAAGAAGATTCAACGTCAATTAATGATG TCCGTGTTGACATTCAACCCGTTACGTCTAAACCAACCTCATCCAGACCGTTATCTACGAAAGCAGTCATCTTGACAACAACTGAAGACGATGCGACgtctaaaataattacaacaaaCATTCCACAAACTACAAGAACTACTACTACTCGACCAGCTACCAGTAAAATGTCAACATTCGGTAGTACCAAAGAGGAAGCAACGACCAATCCACCATTGACAACTGTTGCAGATGAACTGGTTACAACCGAAGTTCTCACTACTGTGTATGACGAAACAACGATTGAAGTAACTACGAAAGGATCGACAACAAAAGACACGCTTACGACAGAATCCGAGGTGACCACATTAGAAGACTTCACTACTGAAGTAAACGAACAAACAACAGTCCACGACAGCACAACCCTACTAGCCACCACTCTTTACGAAGCAACAACTGTCGTGACAACGATGCAAACTACAGAAGAATCTGCATCATTACAGCATACAACAGATAAATCTACAACATTGGAAGAAACAACAGAAGTATTAACAACACTAAAACAGACCACGGATGAACCTACTACTGAGCAGCTTACAACGGAGCAAGAAACAACTCGGAAAATGTTCACAACAGTGGGCATTACAACAGAGCAATTGACAACGATATTAACAACAGAAGAATTCACCGAGTTGTATTCAAGCACAGATCAGGGTCAATCGGTCCCTAACAGTCTGACTGAATTTCCAGCAAATTCATCAGCGCCTATTCATGTTTTCGGTTCTATGGTAATCAATTCAACTTATCCAGAATCACTGAATAACAAGACTTCTCAAGATTACAATGATTTAGTAAGAGCTGTTAGAATTGGG ATTGATTGTGCTGTTCTACTTGGAGAACTGGAGCCTGTTTATGCTGGCAATGACATCACTGAACTAAA ATCTGGTTCGatcattgttttatttacaatatacatcACAAGTGCACCATCTGCATACTACAACAGCACAAATGAACTGTCTTTGTCTGAGTATATAAGCGGTCAAGTAGTCTATTCTGTAAGGAACGGCATAGAAATTGGCTTATTTGGAAACCTGGATATATTGAAAGATAGCGTTACAGTGATTGACG TGACAAATTCTGCAGAAGAAGTTTTCACTTGTCTCAACATAACATCGGATTGTTGCAGGAATCTGCCGTACTATTCTGCTGTCTTCCCAAACGATCTTGCTAAATCCCAGGCCGAGGCAGAAGAGATTTTAAGCGTCTTCGGTGGATCGTGTAATTCGGACGCTGCTCTGTATCTCTGCAGTAAAGTCTACCCTGATTGCCCTACCGATTCCACGCCACAGATGCTCCCTTGTAAGTCATTCTGCGAGGACGTAACCACAAGTGACGACAGTGGGATTCTACTAGCTGTTGAGGCCAATATTACGTCGCAAATAACAAACTGTACTGTTCTTGGTGAAGCGAGTCTGGTTAAACCATGTTTTACATCTGAAGGCCAGGTTATTAATCGACCGCCTT CTGTATACAATGAAGACATATGCAGCACTCGACCATTGCACCAACCCGCATCGGCCAGAATAGTTGGTGGCCAAGCAGCCACAGAGGGTGAATGGCCTTGGATGATATCTCTACAACGATTCACTTCTCATAAATGTGGAGCTGTTTTGATCGCGCCACAGTATGTGGTAACTGCGGCACATTGTCT TGGACTGTTCAACACTGCAGTGTTAGGTACTACCACTATATCTTCAGCAACTACTGCGGGTGAGCAGAGGATCGGGATAAAAGAGTCGTATGCCCACCCAGAATACAACCCTTTGATACTTGAGAATGACATAGCTATTCTAAAACTGGAGAGGCAGGTAGAATACACAGATTATGTAAGACCAGCGTGTGTCTCCACCAATGCAACTCAGTTCCAGGCCGGCCAATTCTGTTACATATCTGGATGGGGTGACCTGACAGGAAATG GTAAATTACCCGATGTTCTTCAAGAGGTTAGTCTTCCGTTGGTGGATCTTAATACTTGTGCCACGCGTTTCGCTTCCATTGGAATCTCAATCGACGAACGTGTCGTGTGTGCTGGGTTTCCAGAAGGCGGGAAAGATGCTTGTCAG GGTGACAGCGGTGGTCCACTTGTTTGCCAAAACCCTAACGGTGTATGGAATGTCTACGGTATAGTGAGTAACGGAGTAGAATGTGCTCTACCAAATTCACCAGGAATTTACACAAGAGTGCCCACATATATAGATTTTATCAATCTTGTTCTTGGTGgtg GAACCCCTCAATACAGAATTTGTACAGATGAGGAGTTCGGATGTTCAAATGGACCTTGTATAAACAAAGATTGGCAGTGTGACGGACATAATGATTGTAGGGACAATTCAGACGAACTTATGTGTG GTTGTTCTGATGATGAATTTACCTGTGGTATGGGTGACTGTGTTTATGATGGATGGTTGTGTGACGGCGACTATGATTGTTTAGATGGATCTGATGAACAGAATTGTG ATTGCCTTTCAAATCAATTTGATTGTGGAGACGGAATATGTATTGTGTCATCTTACTTCTGCGACGGTACGCCTGATTGTCGAAATGGAGCAGACGAAGACAATTGTCAAAATGGATTTACGGACGGACCAA GAGTATGTGGTGTGGATAAATTTACGTGTGGAAGTGGTCACTGTATTGAAGCAGCTTATGAATGTGATGAGGATCTTGATTGCGAAGATGGCTCAGATGAACAAAACTGCCCAGAGGTTACAG TTCCGCCAGTACTTCCGGCACGATGTTATAATGTAACAAGCCAAATTTGCGATGGTTTTCTTCCTTCGAACATGGTGCTTTTTCCAAACACATATGCAAGTACTCCAGAGGACGCCGAAGCACTAATAGCTGAATTCAATGCTGAGGCGGATTGTCATCAAGATTCGATGAG aCTGATCTGTCCACTTGTTTATCAAGAATGTGAAGATGACCTATCAACTTTTCTGAGCCCGTGTGAATCGTTGTGCCAGGACGTCACTGCAACGTGTGCTGAAGAATTTGGAGCTGTAACACAGAATAACGGTTTATTTGAAATCTCATGTCTTGCTTTAACAGATGAAAATTGTTTGGGAGCACCAG GTTATTGTGGTGGTTTTCTTTGCGACAACAATCAACACTGTATACAAGACGATTATAAATGTGATGGGTTGGTCGATTGTTCAGACGATTCTGACGAGTCGGCCGCTACGTGTGACGATACAG GATCATTTCTGTGCCATCATATAAACAACACGTTTTGTAGCAGCTACCTTCCTTACGACTATGCCGCTTTTCCAAATAGTTTCGCCCAGACAGTTGAGATCGCCGATCAAGCTATTCGACAGCTTACCCAACACTGGGATTGTCACGAAGACCTGATGTTATTAATGTGTAACTTGGTCTTTCCCGAATGTGATGGTTATGGATATAAACCATGTATAGATCATTGTATTGATGTTGCCGTCTCATGTCCAGCAGCATTTTCAACGCTAAGGAATGAACTGAATTACACTACGCCTGTTACATGTGATGACTTTCCAACTGTTGAGTGTTTAGCGCCAGATGGCA AGTGTTACGAAGACGACTACTACCAGTGTGGCGATGGTAAATGTATTCTATTTGAATATACTTGTGACAGCCATTCAGATTGTTTAGATAATTCCGACGAATCAAATTGCT aCGATGGGTGTCCTGGAGATTTTTTCCGATGTGCTAATGAAACCACTTGCATTCCATTATCTTATGTTTGTGATAACATTGACGACTGCACATATTTTAACGATGAACAAGATTGCAGTG ttggcCTTTGTGGTACTTACGAGTTCCAGTGTAAAAGTGATAACTACTGTATACCAAATTACAACGTATGTGATAACTATGATGACTGTACTGATGGAAGCGACGAAATGGAATGTGGCAAACGGAGATAG
- the LOC140057675 gene encoding uncharacterized protein isoform X2: MGDVDTRSFNSDYVMPTTHQHEQPKYRYKKPYKNRRKQVALASILFVLFFLAVVATCILFIYFLVNEDKTNATKMPPLVEGISVDGQLSLGQSFLIEYNDPNSDEYQQLEIDFIEAMDEVMLTSNYSSTYAGTTVIEFRNGSTVVLFNLNFNDIPPHLDENAGSEELGNNIEKDITEVINDAVADSNSTLNAELNAKEDSTSINDVRVDIQPVTSKPTSSRPLSTKAVILTTTEDDATSKIITTNIPQTTRTTTTRPATSKMSTFGSTKEEATTNPPLTTVADELVTTEVLTTVYDETTIEVTTKGSTTKDTLTTESEVTTLEDFTTEVNEQTTVHDSTTLLATTLYEATTVVTTMQTTEESASLQHTTDKSTTLEETTEVLTTLKQTTDEPTTEQLTTEQETTRKMFTTVGITTEQLTTILTTEEFTELYSSTDQGQSVPNSLTEFPANSSAPIHVFGSMVINSTYPESLNNKTSQDYNDLVRAVRIGIDCAVLLGELEPVYAGNDITELKSGSIIVLFTIYITSAPSAYYNSTNELSLSEYISGQVVYSVRNGIEIGLFGNLDILKDSVTVIDVTNSAEEVFTCLNITSDCCRNLPYYSAVFPNDLAKSQAEAEEILSVFGGSCNSDAALYLCSKVYPDCPTDSTPQMLPCKSFCEDVTTSDDSGILLAVEANITSQITNCTVLGEASLVKPCFTSEGQVINRPPSVYNEDICSTRPLHQPASARIVGGQAATEGEWPWMISLQRFTSHKCGAVLIAPQYVVTAAHCLGLFNTAVLGTTTISSATTAGEQRIGIKESYAHPEYNPLILENDIAILKLERQVEYTDYVRPACVSTNATQFQAGQFCYISGWGDLTGNGKLPDVLQEVSLPLVDLNTCATRFASIGISIDERVVCAGFPEGGKDACQGDSGGPLVCQNPNGVWNVYGIVSNGVECALPNSPGIYTRVPTYIDFINLVLGGGTPQYRICTDEEFGCSNGPCINKDWQCDGHNDCRDNSDELMCGCSDDEFTCGMGDCVYDGWLCDGDYDCLDGSDEQNCDCLSNQFDCGDGICIVSSYFCDGTPDCRNGADEDNCQNGFTDGPRVCGVDKFTCGSGHCIEAAYECDEDLDCEDGSDEQNCPEVTVPPVLPARCYNVTSQICDGFLPSNMVLFPNTYASTPEDAEALIAEFNAEADCHQDSMRLICPLVYQECEDDLSTFLSPCESLCQDVTATCAEEFGAVTQNNGLFEISCLALTDENCLGAPGYCGGFLCDNNQHCIQDDYKCDGLVDCSDDSDESAATCDDTGSFLCHHINNTFCSSYLPYDYAAFPNSFAQTVEIADQAIRQLTQHWDCHEDLMLLMCNLVFPECDGYGYKPCIDHCIDVAVSCPAAFSTLRNELNYTTPVTCDDFPTVECLAPDGKCYEDDYYQCGDGKCILFEYTCDSHSDCLDNSDESNCSCTDLQYICSDTGACLGSYQVCDGIENCLNAEDELSCDDGCPGDFFRCANETTCIPLSYVCDNIDDCTYFNDEQDCSVGLCGTYEFQCKSDNYCIPNYNVCDNYDDCTDGSDEMECGKRR, translated from the exons ATGGGAGACGTTGATACTCGAAGCTTTAATTCCGACTATGTGATGCCGACGACACATCAACATGAACAaccaaaatatagatataagaaACCGTACAAAAACAGAAGGAAACAGGTTGCACTGGCCTCCATTTTGTTCGTGTTATTTTTCTTAGCAGTTGTAGCaacatgtatattatttatttattttttag TAAATGAAGATAAAACAAATGCAACTAAAA TGCCTCCGCTGGTAGAAGGTATTTCAGTAGATGGACAGCTGAGTTTAGGACAGAGTTTTTTAATAGAATATAATGATCCAAATAGTGACGAGTATCAGcaattagaaattgattttattgaAGCA atggATGAAGTTATGTTAACAAGTAATTACAGCTCGACTTACGCTGGTACAACGGTTATAGAATTCAG GAACGGAAGTACAGttgttctttttaatttaaattttaatgacATTCCACCTCATCTTGATGAAAACGCTGGTTCCGAAGAACTTGGTAACAACATAGAAAAAGATATTACTGAAGTCATAAATGATGCTGTAGCCGACTCAAATTCAACGTTAAATGCAGAACTGAATGCCAAAGAAGATTCAACGTCAATTAATGATG TCCGTGTTGACATTCAACCCGTTACGTCTAAACCAACCTCATCCAGACCGTTATCTACGAAAGCAGTCATCTTGACAACAACTGAAGACGATGCGACgtctaaaataattacaacaaaCATTCCACAAACTACAAGAACTACTACTACTCGACCAGCTACCAGTAAAATGTCAACATTCGGTAGTACCAAAGAGGAAGCAACGACCAATCCACCATTGACAACTGTTGCAGATGAACTGGTTACAACCGAAGTTCTCACTACTGTGTATGACGAAACAACGATTGAAGTAACTACGAAAGGATCGACAACAAAAGACACGCTTACGACAGAATCCGAGGTGACCACATTAGAAGACTTCACTACTGAAGTAAACGAACAAACAACAGTCCACGACAGCACAACCCTACTAGCCACCACTCTTTACGAAGCAACAACTGTCGTGACAACGATGCAAACTACAGAAGAATCTGCATCATTACAGCATACAACAGATAAATCTACAACATTGGAAGAAACAACAGAAGTATTAACAACACTAAAACAGACCACGGATGAACCTACTACTGAGCAGCTTACAACGGAGCAAGAAACAACTCGGAAAATGTTCACAACAGTGGGCATTACAACAGAGCAATTGACAACGATATTAACAACAGAAGAATTCACCGAGTTGTATTCAAGCACAGATCAGGGTCAATCGGTCCCTAACAGTCTGACTGAATTTCCAGCAAATTCATCAGCGCCTATTCATGTTTTCGGTTCTATGGTAATCAATTCAACTTATCCAGAATCACTGAATAACAAGACTTCTCAAGATTACAATGATTTAGTAAGAGCTGTTAGAATTGGG ATTGATTGTGCTGTTCTACTTGGAGAACTGGAGCCTGTTTATGCTGGCAATGACATCACTGAACTAAA ATCTGGTTCGatcattgttttatttacaatatacatcACAAGTGCACCATCTGCATACTACAACAGCACAAATGAACTGTCTTTGTCTGAGTATATAAGCGGTCAAGTAGTCTATTCTGTAAGGAACGGCATAGAAATTGGCTTATTTGGAAACCTGGATATATTGAAAGATAGCGTTACAGTGATTGACG TGACAAATTCTGCAGAAGAAGTTTTCACTTGTCTCAACATAACATCGGATTGTTGCAGGAATCTGCCGTACTATTCTGCTGTCTTCCCAAACGATCTTGCTAAATCCCAGGCCGAGGCAGAAGAGATTTTAAGCGTCTTCGGTGGATCGTGTAATTCGGACGCTGCTCTGTATCTCTGCAGTAAAGTCTACCCTGATTGCCCTACCGATTCCACGCCACAGATGCTCCCTTGTAAGTCATTCTGCGAGGACGTAACCACAAGTGACGACAGTGGGATTCTACTAGCTGTTGAGGCCAATATTACGTCGCAAATAACAAACTGTACTGTTCTTGGTGAAGCGAGTCTGGTTAAACCATGTTTTACATCTGAAGGCCAGGTTATTAATCGACCGCCTT CTGTATACAATGAAGACATATGCAGCACTCGACCATTGCACCAACCCGCATCGGCCAGAATAGTTGGTGGCCAAGCAGCCACAGAGGGTGAATGGCCTTGGATGATATCTCTACAACGATTCACTTCTCATAAATGTGGAGCTGTTTTGATCGCGCCACAGTATGTGGTAACTGCGGCACATTGTCT TGGACTGTTCAACACTGCAGTGTTAGGTACTACCACTATATCTTCAGCAACTACTGCGGGTGAGCAGAGGATCGGGATAAAAGAGTCGTATGCCCACCCAGAATACAACCCTTTGATACTTGAGAATGACATAGCTATTCTAAAACTGGAGAGGCAGGTAGAATACACAGATTATGTAAGACCAGCGTGTGTCTCCACCAATGCAACTCAGTTCCAGGCCGGCCAATTCTGTTACATATCTGGATGGGGTGACCTGACAGGAAATG GTAAATTACCCGATGTTCTTCAAGAGGTTAGTCTTCCGTTGGTGGATCTTAATACTTGTGCCACGCGTTTCGCTTCCATTGGAATCTCAATCGACGAACGTGTCGTGTGTGCTGGGTTTCCAGAAGGCGGGAAAGATGCTTGTCAG GGTGACAGCGGTGGTCCACTTGTTTGCCAAAACCCTAACGGTGTATGGAATGTCTACGGTATAGTGAGTAACGGAGTAGAATGTGCTCTACCAAATTCACCAGGAATTTACACAAGAGTGCCCACATATATAGATTTTATCAATCTTGTTCTTGGTGgtg GAACCCCTCAATACAGAATTTGTACAGATGAGGAGTTCGGATGTTCAAATGGACCTTGTATAAACAAAGATTGGCAGTGTGACGGACATAATGATTGTAGGGACAATTCAGACGAACTTATGTGTG GTTGTTCTGATGATGAATTTACCTGTGGTATGGGTGACTGTGTTTATGATGGATGGTTGTGTGACGGCGACTATGATTGTTTAGATGGATCTGATGAACAGAATTGTG ATTGCCTTTCAAATCAATTTGATTGTGGAGACGGAATATGTATTGTGTCATCTTACTTCTGCGACGGTACGCCTGATTGTCGAAATGGAGCAGACGAAGACAATTGTCAAAATGGATTTACGGACGGACCAA GAGTATGTGGTGTGGATAAATTTACGTGTGGAAGTGGTCACTGTATTGAAGCAGCTTATGAATGTGATGAGGATCTTGATTGCGAAGATGGCTCAGATGAACAAAACTGCCCAGAGGTTACAG TTCCGCCAGTACTTCCGGCACGATGTTATAATGTAACAAGCCAAATTTGCGATGGTTTTCTTCCTTCGAACATGGTGCTTTTTCCAAACACATATGCAAGTACTCCAGAGGACGCCGAAGCACTAATAGCTGAATTCAATGCTGAGGCGGATTGTCATCAAGATTCGATGAG aCTGATCTGTCCACTTGTTTATCAAGAATGTGAAGATGACCTATCAACTTTTCTGAGCCCGTGTGAATCGTTGTGCCAGGACGTCACTGCAACGTGTGCTGAAGAATTTGGAGCTGTAACACAGAATAACGGTTTATTTGAAATCTCATGTCTTGCTTTAACAGATGAAAATTGTTTGGGAGCACCAG GTTATTGTGGTGGTTTTCTTTGCGACAACAATCAACACTGTATACAAGACGATTATAAATGTGATGGGTTGGTCGATTGTTCAGACGATTCTGACGAGTCGGCCGCTACGTGTGACGATACAG GATCATTTCTGTGCCATCATATAAACAACACGTTTTGTAGCAGCTACCTTCCTTACGACTATGCCGCTTTTCCAAATAGTTTCGCCCAGACAGTTGAGATCGCCGATCAAGCTATTCGACAGCTTACCCAACACTGGGATTGTCACGAAGACCTGATGTTATTAATGTGTAACTTGGTCTTTCCCGAATGTGATGGTTATGGATATAAACCATGTATAGATCATTGTATTGATGTTGCCGTCTCATGTCCAGCAGCATTTTCAACGCTAAGGAATGAACTGAATTACACTACGCCTGTTACATGTGATGACTTTCCAACTGTTGAGTGTTTAGCGCCAGATGGCA AGTGTTACGAAGACGACTACTACCAGTGTGGCGATGGTAAATGTATTCTATTTGAATATACTTGTGACAGCCATTCAGATTGTTTAGATAATTCCGACGAATCAAATTGCT CATGCACCGATTTGCAATACATATGCAGCGACACAGGCGCATGCCTGGGGTCTTATCAAGTTTGTGACGGTATTGAAAATTGTCTTAATGCTGAGGACGAACTCTCGTGTG aCGATGGGTGTCCTGGAGATTTTTTCCGATGTGCTAATGAAACCACTTGCATTCCATTATCTTATGTTTGTGATAACATTGACGACTGCACATATTTTAACGATGAACAAGATTGCAGTG ttggcCTTTGTGGTACTTACGAGTTCCAGTGTAAAAGTGATAACTACTGTATACCAAATTACAACGTATGTGATAACTATGATGACTGTACTGATGGAAGCGACGAAATGGAATGTGGCAAACGGAGATAG